A section of the Mesorhizobium loti genome encodes:
- a CDS encoding ArsR/SmtB family transcription factor — protein sequence MHVSLDTMVDTLKAAAESSRLRILALLSRGDLTVSDLTEILGQSQPRVSRHLKLLLEAGLIGRYQEGSWAFFRLSDADSARDFVMGLVSSIRGADPQVERDLERLASVKRKRQDRAAEYFSVNAASWDHIRSLHVPDRAVEAAMLKLVGKRPFQSMLDLGTGTGRLLEIFSPLYRRGVGIDMSREMLTVARANLDKAGVSNAQVRQGDIFSPPVERDAFDLVTIHQVLHYLDDPARAIHEAARLLRPSGRLVIVDFAPHTLEFLRDEHAHVRLGFSDRQIGEWFAEAGLDLEDAQEFEPRGGNEARLTVKLWLGRDRRLLIADPANDSQQSKVSSIGEIA from the coding sequence ATGCATGTCTCGCTCGACACCATGGTGGATACGCTGAAGGCGGCGGCCGAATCCAGCCGCCTGCGCATATTGGCACTGTTGTCGCGCGGCGACCTCACCGTTTCCGATCTTACCGAAATTCTCGGCCAGTCGCAGCCGCGCGTCTCGCGGCACCTGAAGCTCTTGCTGGAGGCCGGGCTGATCGGCCGTTACCAGGAGGGGTCGTGGGCTTTCTTCCGCCTGTCGGATGCCGATTCCGCGCGGGACTTTGTCATGGGGCTGGTTTCCAGCATTCGCGGCGCCGATCCGCAGGTCGAGCGCGATCTCGAGCGCCTGGCCTCGGTCAAGCGCAAGCGGCAGGACCGGGCGGCGGAGTATTTTTCCGTGAATGCCGCAAGCTGGGACCATATCCGCTCGCTGCATGTGCCGGATCGTGCGGTCGAGGCCGCGATGCTGAAGCTGGTCGGCAAGCGGCCGTTCCAGTCGATGCTGGACCTCGGCACCGGCACCGGCCGGCTGCTCGAAATCTTCTCGCCGCTCTACCGGCGCGGCGTCGGCATCGACATGTCGCGCGAAATGCTGACCGTTGCGCGCGCCAATCTCGACAAGGCCGGCGTTTCCAACGCGCAGGTGCGGCAGGGCGATATCTTCTCGCCGCCGGTGGAGCGTGACGCCTTCGATCTCGTCACCATCCACCAGGTGCTGCACTATCTCGACGATCCCGCCCGCGCCATCCACGAAGCAGCGCGGCTGTTGCGCCCGTCGGGCCGGCTGGTCATCGTCGACTTCGCGCCGCACACGCTGGAATTCCTGCGTGACGAGCACGCGCATGTCAGGCTCGGCTTTTCCGACCGGCAGATCGGCGAGTGGTTTGCCGAGGCGGGCCTCGATCTCGAGGATGCCCAGGAGTTCGAGCCGCGGGGCGGCAACGAGGCCAGGCTCACAGTCAAGCTGTGGCTTGGCCGCGACCGGCGCCTGCTGATCGCCGATCCTGCCAATGACAGCCAGCAGAGCAAAGTAAGTTCGATAGGGGAAATCGCCTGA
- the metF gene encoding methylenetetrahydrofolate reductase [NAD(P)H] produces the protein MNQFRFSRRPDIGDKVRVSFEFFPPKNDEMEARLWDTVTRLEPLKPKFVSVTYGAGGSTRERTARTISRILNETNLTPAAHMTCVDAARHQVDAVIQEFADMGVKRFVALRGDPAAGVGTAYRPHPDGYANGAELVGALKDAGDFDISVSAYPEKHPESPDFATDIDMLKRKVDNGATRAITQFFFDNDLYERYVERARRAGIYIPIVPGILPVHNFTQVANFSARCGALVPAWLAERFDGLQNDPQTHALVASAVAAEQVLDLVERGVGDFHFYTMNRADLVFAICHMIGIRSHEAEVAGSAAA, from the coding sequence ATGAACCAGTTCCGCTTTTCCCGCCGCCCCGACATTGGCGACAAGGTCCGGGTTTCCTTCGAATTCTTCCCGCCCAAGAACGACGAGATGGAGGCGCGCCTCTGGGATACGGTCACGCGGCTGGAGCCGCTGAAGCCGAAATTCGTTTCGGTGACCTACGGCGCCGGCGGCTCGACGCGCGAGCGCACGGCGCGCACCATCAGCCGTATCCTGAACGAGACGAACCTCACGCCGGCCGCGCACATGACCTGCGTCGACGCGGCCCGCCATCAGGTGGACGCCGTGATCCAGGAATTCGCCGATATGGGCGTGAAGCGCTTCGTCGCCTTGCGCGGCGATCCGGCCGCTGGCGTGGGCACCGCCTATCGCCCGCATCCGGACGGCTATGCCAACGGTGCGGAACTGGTGGGAGCGCTGAAGGACGCCGGCGATTTCGACATTTCGGTCTCGGCCTATCCGGAGAAGCATCCGGAAAGTCCTGACTTCGCCACCGATATCGACATGCTGAAGCGCAAGGTCGACAATGGCGCGACACGGGCGATCACCCAGTTCTTCTTCGACAATGATCTCTACGAGCGCTATGTCGAGCGCGCGCGCCGCGCCGGCATCTACATCCCGATCGTGCCCGGCATCCTGCCGGTGCACAATTTCACCCAGGTCGCCAATTTCTCGGCGCGCTGCGGCGCGCTGGTGCCGGCATGGCTGGCGGAGCGCTTCGACGGCCTGCAGAACGACCCGCAGACCCATGCGCTGGTGGCATCGGCGGTCGCCGCCGAGCAAGTGCTGGACCTGGTCGAGCGCGGCGTCGGCGACTTCCACTTCTACACGATGAACCGCGCCGACCTCGTCTTTGCCATCTGCCACATGATCGGCATCCGCTCGCACGAGGCGGAGGTGGCGGGTTCGGCTGCCGCGTGA
- a CDS encoding DMT family transporter, whose amino-acid sequence MAIAATSAPRGPMTLADWGQLLLLGAIWGGSFFFARIAVAELHPLVLVLFRVAIAAIALQLYLGLRGPSFRLALPHAGLFFLLAFTNNVVPFSLIFAGQTELGAGVASVLNATTPFWTLILANAMTSDEKLSWNKLAGIALGVAGTAVMIGPGLLAGLGGPVWAKFALIGASLSYGIALMIARRFKGVPSPVIATGQLTASTIIMIPIVLFTYGPAGLFSASPPVWAAVLALALLSTAFAYILYFNLVASAGATNASLVTLIVPASAMLLGFLFLGERLELFEIGGVVLIGLGLLTIDGRVLGRR is encoded by the coding sequence ATGGCAATAGCCGCGACATCAGCACCGCGCGGACCGATGACGCTTGCCGACTGGGGGCAATTGCTGCTGCTCGGCGCGATCTGGGGTGGCTCGTTCTTCTTCGCTCGCATCGCCGTGGCCGAACTTCATCCGCTGGTGCTGGTGCTGTTTCGCGTCGCCATCGCGGCGATCGCGCTGCAGCTCTATCTCGGCCTGCGCGGCCCCTCGTTCCGCCTTGCGCTTCCGCATGCCGGCCTGTTCTTCCTGCTGGCCTTCACCAACAACGTCGTCCCCTTCTCGCTGATCTTCGCCGGCCAGACCGAGCTTGGCGCCGGCGTCGCCTCGGTGCTCAACGCAACCACGCCGTTCTGGACGCTGATCCTCGCCAACGCGATGACATCGGACGAAAAGCTTTCCTGGAACAAGCTCGCGGGCATCGCGCTCGGCGTTGCCGGCACCGCCGTGATGATCGGTCCTGGCCTGCTCGCCGGGCTTGGCGGCCCGGTCTGGGCGAAATTCGCGCTGATCGGCGCCTCGCTGTCCTATGGCATTGCGCTGATGATCGCCCGCCGGTTCAAGGGCGTGCCCTCGCCGGTCATCGCCACCGGGCAACTGACCGCCTCGACCATCATCATGATCCCCATTGTGCTCTTCACATACGGCCCGGCCGGACTGTTCTCGGCCTCGCCGCCGGTCTGGGCGGCGGTGCTGGCACTGGCTCTCCTGTCCACCGCCTTTGCCTATATCCTCTATTTCAACCTCGTTGCCTCCGCCGGCGCCACCAACGCTTCGCTGGTCACGCTGATCGTTCCGGCCAGCGCCATGCTGCTCGGTTTTCTGTTCCTCGGCGAACGCCTGGAGTTGTTCGAGATCGGCGGCGTGGTGCTGATCGGACTTGGTCTTCTCACAATCGACGGACGCGTGCTTGGAAGGCGGTAG
- a CDS encoding alanine racemase: MQRFENAREAALALRPDDPVYCFRPRVLKADARQFMGMFPGKTAYAVKTNGEQIVLKTLVEAGVTAFDVASPGEFAAVRAVSPDAEMLYMHPVKAQSDIKLALEKYGIRVISLDHEDEITKLTRVVRALDIDPGSVSVFVRVQTKGHAAYELSKKFGAGPAYAVELAERLNRTGYKVGLCFHVGSQIEDPDTYERALASADWVRNRLAFDIAGLDVGGGFPAEYGHDPNRKQIEMPSLGQIMSRLSGDLKEYQFDQMPLVAEPGRVIVARCLSLIVRVLLRKGKRLYINDGIWASLSDSWTGKITLPARFIPDPAIRTRNGDESKIVPFKVCGATCDSVDILSRPFWLPETVDTGDWIEIGHIGAYSLSLRTRFNGFYPDTFVEVTTPFDEGDAPQGFASLETMAD; the protein is encoded by the coding sequence ATGCAGCGATTCGAGAATGCCCGCGAGGCGGCTCTGGCGCTTCGCCCGGACGATCCCGTCTATTGCTTCCGCCCGCGGGTGCTGAAGGCCGATGCCAGGCAGTTCATGGGTATGTTTCCCGGCAAGACCGCCTATGCGGTCAAGACCAATGGCGAGCAGATCGTGCTGAAGACGCTGGTCGAGGCCGGCGTCACCGCCTTCGACGTCGCTTCACCCGGCGAATTCGCGGCCGTGCGCGCCGTCTCGCCCGATGCCGAGATGCTCTACATGCACCCGGTCAAGGCGCAGTCGGATATCAAGCTGGCGCTGGAGAAATACGGCATCCGCGTCATCTCGCTCGACCATGAGGACGAGATCACCAAGCTGACCCGGGTGGTGCGGGCACTCGACATCGACCCGGGCTCGGTCAGCGTGTTCGTGCGGGTGCAGACCAAGGGGCATGCCGCCTACGAGCTGTCGAAGAAGTTCGGCGCCGGTCCGGCCTATGCCGTGGAACTGGCGGAACGGCTGAACCGTACGGGCTACAAGGTGGGCCTGTGTTTCCACGTCGGCAGCCAGATCGAGGATCCAGATACCTATGAGCGGGCGCTGGCTTCGGCCGACTGGGTGCGCAACCGGCTGGCCTTCGATATTGCGGGGCTCGACGTCGGCGGCGGCTTTCCCGCCGAATACGGCCATGATCCCAACCGCAAGCAGATCGAGATGCCCTCGCTCGGCCAGATCATGTCGCGGCTTTCCGGCGACCTGAAAGAGTACCAGTTCGACCAGATGCCGCTGGTGGCCGAGCCGGGCAGGGTGATCGTGGCGCGCTGCCTGTCGCTGATCGTGCGGGTGCTGCTGCGCAAGGGCAAACGGCTCTACATCAATGACGGCATCTGGGCGTCGCTGTCGGATTCCTGGACCGGCAAGATCACGCTGCCGGCGCGCTTCATTCCCGATCCGGCGATCAGGACCCGCAATGGCGATGAGAGCAAGATCGTGCCGTTCAAGGTCTGCGGCGCGACCTGCGATTCCGTCGATATCCTGTCGAGGCCATTCTGGCTGCCGGAAACCGTCGACACCGGCGACTGGATCGAGATCGGCCATATCGGCGCCTATTCGCTGTCGCTCAGGACCCGCTTCAACGGCTTTTATCCCGACACCTTCGTCGAGGTGACGACGCCGTTCGACGAGGGCGACGCGCCGCAGGGATTCGCGAGTTTGGAGACGATGGCGGATTAG
- a CDS encoding lytic murein transglycosylase, with protein sequence MRLRSQALAALFLCATALPAMAQECGGDFETWKQGVAAEAKAAGVGAIGLDALEDATFDQRALARDRAQGVFTQTFIEFSNRMISAYRLKQGAANMKKYADIFARADQQFGVQAPVITAFWALETDFGAVQGDFHTLSALVTLSHDCRRPQLFRQQLVPLLELIDRGVLPADVKGAWAGEIGQTQILPSDYLARGVDGDGDGKIDLRNSVPDVIMTTANKVLSRGWKRDEPWIQEVRVPDEMPWDQTGRTNKLPLTQWAQWGVTNPDGSPLVDKGLKAGLALPMGRKGPAFLTYDNFDVYLEWNQSFTYALTAANLAARLAGAPPLDPRNPEQGLDNEQMKALQTKLEARGYDVGTVDGILGTNTREAIRKEQMRLGLPVDGWPTPDLLGKL encoded by the coding sequence ATGCGACTGCGTTCCCAAGCCCTCGCGGCGCTATTCCTGTGCGCCACGGCCCTGCCGGCGATGGCACAGGAATGCGGCGGCGACTTCGAAACCTGGAAACAGGGCGTGGCGGCGGAAGCCAAGGCGGCCGGTGTCGGCGCCATCGGCCTCGACGCGCTTGAAGATGCCACCTTTGACCAGAGGGCGCTGGCGCGCGACCGCGCCCAGGGCGTCTTCACCCAGACCTTCATCGAATTTTCCAACCGCATGATCTCCGCCTACCGCCTGAAGCAAGGTGCGGCGAACATGAAGAAATACGCCGACATCTTCGCCCGTGCCGACCAGCAGTTCGGCGTCCAGGCGCCTGTCATCACCGCCTTCTGGGCGCTCGAAACCGATTTCGGCGCCGTGCAGGGCGATTTCCACACGCTGAGCGCGCTGGTGACGCTTTCGCATGATTGCCGCCGCCCGCAACTTTTCCGCCAACAGTTGGTGCCGCTTCTGGAGTTGATCGACCGTGGCGTGCTGCCGGCCGACGTCAAGGGCGCCTGGGCCGGCGAAATCGGTCAGACGCAGATCCTGCCTTCGGACTATCTGGCGCGTGGCGTCGATGGCGACGGCGACGGCAAGATCGACCTGCGCAACAGCGTGCCCGACGTGATCATGACCACCGCCAACAAAGTGCTGTCGCGCGGCTGGAAGCGTGACGAACCCTGGATCCAGGAAGTGCGGGTGCCCGATGAGATGCCCTGGGACCAGACCGGGCGCACCAACAAATTGCCGCTGACACAGTGGGCGCAGTGGGGCGTCACCAATCCGGACGGCTCGCCGCTCGTCGACAAGGGCCTCAAGGCCGGCCTTGCGCTGCCCATGGGCCGCAAGGGGCCAGCCTTCCTGACCTATGACAATTTCGATGTCTATCTCGAATGGAACCAGTCCTTCACCTACGCGCTGACCGCGGCCAATCTCGCCGCGAGGCTCGCCGGCGCGCCGCCGCTTGATCCGCGCAACCCCGAACAAGGCCTCGACAACGAGCAGATGAAGGCGCTGCAGACCAAACTCGAAGCCCGGGGCTACGACGTCGGCACTGTCGACGGCATTCTGGGCACCAACACGCGCGAAGCCATCCGCAAGGAACAGATGCGGCTCGGCCTGCCGGTGGACGGCTGGCCGACGCCGGACCTGTTGGGGAAGCTGTGA